The proteins below are encoded in one region of Prosthecobacter dejongeii:
- a CDS encoding c-type cytochrome yields the protein MARIKAVIKTGLGDADKGKLQFMARCAICHKLFGEGNIIGPELTGYDRANPDFWLDNIFNPSLEIREGFGNYIVKLKNGQMLTGIMDAQDASGIVLKDIAGNKTPVKQPEIEKLEASPISLMPEALTTGMTDADLKDFFAYLMKLP from the coding sequence ATGGCACGCATCAAGGCCGTCATCAAAACCGGCCTGGGAGATGCTGATAAAGGCAAGCTCCAGTTCATGGCCCGCTGCGCCATCTGCCACAAGCTCTTCGGTGAAGGCAACATCATCGGCCCGGAGCTCACTGGTTATGATCGCGCCAACCCTGACTTCTGGCTCGACAATATCTTCAACCCCAGCCTGGAGATCCGCGAAGGTTTCGGCAACTACATCGTCAAGTTGAAGAATGGCCAGATGCTCACTGGCATCATGGATGCCCAGGACGCCAGTGGCATCGTGCTCAAGGACATCGCCGGTAACAAGACTCCCGTGAAACAGCCAGAGATCGAAAAACTGGAAGCCTCACCGATTTCCCTTATGCCCGAGGCCCTGACCACCGGCATGACCGATGCCGACCTCAAGGATTTCTTCGCTTACCTGATGAAGCTGCCGTGA
- a CDS encoding tetratricopeptide repeat protein — protein sequence MSDYEATNASMHFARGRLLQTQHRYTDAVQSYQQALELDPNHTPSYVMLALCWLNDDSTVAKAVDAAQRAVGLEPEDPFAHGVLALTLNAKAKDGQTSAIQEALKHAEAAISIDPDSDFAHAVTARIHLRLRDYPQAEASARKALQLDTENTMATEVLSAALLMQKKDQDHQSLIDYQLQRDPDDDSAHTSAGWQALMQGDHKRANQHFMEALRLSPMSESARMGLVESLRARSTIYRLQLRFAHFMNQFTEGRQNMIMLGGFVAYKVASTLLKGVSPVLSSIVIGAWLLFALWSHLARGFSSFFLVMDRFARQALRPREYWEGVVVGGLIFASLGALVMGYVWQIEAGSYSSLVFLLSAVANAAAFTNDHHLGRYLYAIAAGIAGFGALYTATAIFGGIALPSAELFGVTALLIGVVVSWLRPFRVLYA from the coding sequence ATGTCTGATTACGAAGCCACCAACGCCAGTATGCACTTCGCACGCGGCCGTCTCTTGCAGACGCAGCATCGCTACACCGATGCCGTGCAATCCTATCAACAGGCACTGGAACTGGATCCCAATCACACACCCAGCTACGTCATGCTGGCGCTGTGCTGGCTGAACGATGATAGCACGGTGGCCAAGGCGGTGGATGCCGCCCAGCGCGCGGTGGGACTGGAGCCTGAAGATCCCTTTGCCCATGGTGTCTTGGCTCTGACGCTGAATGCCAAGGCTAAGGATGGCCAGACAAGTGCCATTCAAGAGGCGCTGAAGCATGCGGAAGCAGCCATCTCGATTGACCCCGACAGTGACTTTGCCCACGCCGTCACTGCCCGCATTCATCTACGGCTGCGCGATTACCCGCAGGCGGAAGCTTCGGCGCGGAAAGCCCTGCAACTGGATACGGAAAACACCATGGCCACCGAAGTCCTCTCGGCTGCCCTGTTGATGCAAAAGAAGGACCAGGATCACCAAAGCCTGATTGATTATCAGCTCCAAAGAGATCCTGATGATGACAGTGCGCACACCAGTGCCGGGTGGCAGGCGCTGATGCAGGGAGATCACAAACGTGCCAACCAGCATTTCATGGAAGCCCTGAGGCTGAGCCCGATGAGCGAAAGCGCGCGCATGGGCCTGGTAGAATCCTTACGTGCACGTTCAACCATCTATCGGCTGCAGCTTCGCTTTGCCCATTTCATGAATCAGTTCACCGAAGGTCGGCAGAACATGATCATGTTAGGAGGATTCGTGGCCTACAAGGTGGCCAGTACCCTGCTCAAGGGCGTGTCTCCAGTACTCAGTTCGATCGTGATTGGTGCCTGGCTTTTGTTTGCCCTCTGGTCGCATCTAGCGCGTGGCTTCAGCTCCTTCTTCCTTGTCATGGATCGCTTCGCTAGGCAGGCTTTGCGCCCTCGAGAATATTGGGAAGGCGTTGTCGTGGGCGGGCTGATCTTTGCATCCTTGGGTGCCCTAGTGATGGGTTATGTCTGGCAGATTGAGGCGGGCAGCTACAGCTCCTTGGTCTTCCTTCTGTCCGCCGTGGCCAATGCAGCTGCCTTCACCAATGACCACCATCTAGGCCGTTACCTTTACGCTATCGCAGCAGGCATCGCTGGCTTTGGAGCTCTCTACACCGCCACTGCCATCTTCGGTGGAATCGCCCTGCCCTCAGCCGAACTGTTTGGAGTCACGGCCCTGCTGATTGGAGTGGTGGTGAGCTGGCTGCGGCCCTTCCGCGTGCTGTATGCCTGA
- a CDS encoding ATP-binding protein, which translates to MAQNLDALRLALQHSPDNVPLLLLYASGCMEEMMHDEAEAAYTSALKYDTENAEARTGLAQVALLQGRLSEAAVRAEQLIAQKPDYAPGYLLLARILVTEGELGRARSLYDKALILNPALSDPGLEKNLRNIKPNDEGTEGRKRAGLASNGDYVEADDEDEDEDDSQPRGGSAFDLGLADFEKPKLNFSSVGGMEALKEEIRMKIMYPLQHAELFKAYDKKVGGGVLLYGPPGCGKTLISKATAGEIKANFIALGLHQILDMWIGNSEKNMHEVFELARKNAPCVLFFDEVDALAADRRDLRQSAGRNLINQFLSEMDGADSQNDGVLILGATNAPWHIDPAFRRPGRFDRTLFVPPPDEPGRASIIEVMAEKKPIGELDPRALAKKTPDFSGADLKAVFDLATEEVLTEVMRTGKVVPLTTKELIKAAGRHKPTTKAWFESAKNYAMYSNQSGFYDDVLKYLGLLKR; encoded by the coding sequence ATGGCTCAAAACCTCGATGCCCTTCGTCTGGCCCTGCAACATTCCCCGGATAATGTGCCCCTGCTGCTGCTCTATGCCTCTGGCTGCATGGAAGAAATGATGCATGATGAAGCGGAGGCGGCCTATACCAGCGCCCTGAAATACGACACTGAAAATGCGGAAGCTCGCACGGGGCTAGCCCAGGTGGCCCTCCTGCAAGGACGCCTCTCTGAGGCGGCAGTGCGAGCCGAACAACTGATTGCGCAAAAACCTGACTACGCGCCAGGTTACCTCCTGCTCGCCCGTATCTTGGTCACTGAAGGGGAGCTGGGCCGTGCCCGCAGCCTCTATGATAAGGCTTTGATCCTCAACCCAGCCCTTTCCGATCCAGGTCTGGAAAAGAATCTTCGCAACATCAAACCCAACGATGAGGGAACTGAGGGGCGCAAGCGCGCGGGCCTGGCTTCCAATGGTGATTATGTCGAGGCAGATGATGAAGACGAAGATGAGGACGACAGCCAGCCCCGAGGAGGATCGGCGTTTGACTTGGGCCTTGCTGACTTTGAAAAACCCAAGCTAAACTTCAGCAGCGTGGGCGGCATGGAGGCGCTGAAGGAAGAGATCCGCATGAAGATCATGTATCCGCTTCAGCACGCAGAACTGTTCAAAGCCTACGACAAGAAGGTGGGCGGTGGAGTCCTTCTGTATGGTCCTCCAGGCTGTGGTAAGACGCTCATCAGCAAAGCCACGGCTGGAGAGATCAAGGCCAACTTCATTGCCCTCGGGCTGCATCAGATCCTGGACATGTGGATCGGCAACTCCGAGAAAAACATGCATGAGGTCTTCGAGCTGGCCCGCAAGAATGCGCCCTGCGTGCTCTTCTTTGATGAAGTGGATGCACTGGCCGCTGACCGCCGGGATCTGCGCCAAAGCGCGGGGCGAAACCTCATCAACCAATTCCTCTCTGAGATGGATGGAGCCGACTCCCAAAATGATGGAGTATTGATCCTGGGCGCGACGAATGCTCCTTGGCACATTGATCCCGCCTTTCGGCGGCCAGGCCGCTTCGACCGCACTCTCTTCGTGCCGCCGCCAGATGAACCTGGCCGCGCCTCCATCATTGAAGTGATGGCCGAGAAAAAGCCCATTGGAGAACTGGACCCACGTGCTCTGGCAAAGAAAACGCCTGACTTTTCCGGGGCCGATCTCAAGGCCGTCTTTGACCTCGCCACTGAGGAGGTTTTGACCGAAGTCATGCGCACTGGCAAGGTGGTGCCCCTGACCACCAAGGAACTGATCAAGGCCGCAGGCCGCCATAAACCGACCACGAAGGCCTGGTTTGAGAGTGCCAAAAACTACGCCATGTACTCGAATCAAAGCGGATTCTATGACGATGTGTTAAAGTACCTCGGGCTCCTCAAACGCTAG
- a CDS encoding sialidase family protein, giving the protein MRFFLALLLALQLQAAADTVVLNLEPTPEFPRNSEGSFITLKSGRLLYYYTQFFGGASDHSAARIVSIQSDDQGRTWDAPRIILENKGGANVMSVSLLRLQSGRIAFFYLLKNTWLDCRPHVRFSDDEGQTWSDPVLMLEAPGYFVMNNDRVIQHSSGRLIAPLASHRSRNSNPDSSKSFDGRAIGLWVISDDEGKTWKEAPQWQALPVPSTQSGLQEPGIVELADSSLLTFFRTDQGVQYECRSRDRGQTWTPVSPGPLRSPTSPASIERVPGSPDLLAVWNDHSGDHPMVEKKRTPLVIGLSSDGGLTWSRKKLIESDPEGWYCYTAIHWVPDAVLLAYCAGDSKIGGLNRLRIRRVELESLK; this is encoded by the coding sequence ATGCGCTTTTTCCTCGCTCTGCTCTTGGCCCTGCAACTCCAGGCTGCCGCTGACACTGTGGTTTTAAATTTGGAACCGACACCAGAGTTCCCTCGCAACTCAGAAGGCTCTTTTATCACACTCAAGTCGGGCCGATTGCTCTATTACTACACCCAATTTTTCGGTGGAGCCTCAGATCACAGTGCGGCCCGCATTGTTTCCATCCAGTCGGATGATCAAGGCCGCACCTGGGATGCCCCACGCATCATCTTGGAAAACAAAGGCGGCGCGAATGTGATGAGCGTCTCCCTCCTTCGACTGCAAAGCGGTCGCATCGCCTTTTTCTACCTGCTTAAAAACACTTGGCTGGACTGCCGCCCTCATGTGCGTTTCAGCGATGATGAAGGACAAACATGGAGTGACCCCGTGCTCATGCTGGAGGCACCGGGTTACTTTGTGATGAATAATGACCGCGTCATTCAGCACAGCAGCGGCAGACTCATCGCCCCCCTGGCTTCCCATCGGTCTCGGAATTCGAACCCGGATAGCAGCAAGTCTTTCGATGGTCGGGCCATCGGTCTGTGGGTGATCTCCGATGACGAAGGAAAGACCTGGAAAGAGGCTCCTCAGTGGCAAGCACTGCCAGTCCCCTCCACCCAATCTGGCCTGCAAGAACCTGGCATTGTGGAACTGGCCGACTCCTCCTTGCTCACCTTCTTCCGCACGGATCAGGGCGTGCAGTATGAGTGCCGCTCGCGTGATCGTGGCCAGACTTGGACTCCTGTCTCCCCAGGCCCCCTGAGGTCTCCTACTTCCCCCGCCAGCATTGAGCGCGTGCCTGGCTCTCCGGACCTATTGGCCGTCTGGAATGACCACAGTGGTGACCATCCCATGGTGGAGAAAAAGCGCACGCCGCTGGTGATTGGCCTGTCTTCAGACGGTGGCCTAACCTGGAGCCGCAAGAAACTCATCGAGTCCGATCCCGAAGGCTGGTATTGCTACACCGCCATTCACTGGGTGCCGGACGCAGTTCTGCTAGCCTACTGCGCAGGAGATTCCAAAATCGGCGGGCTCAATCGCCTGCGAATCCGACGCGTGGAACTGGAATCGCTGAAGTAA
- a CDS encoding DUF420 domain-containing protein has protein sequence MTVYDLPPINATLNACATVFIILGLIFIKTGNKKAHIACMATALTFSAAFLGCYLYYHFHVLHVKFAGTGGIKTFYYGLLITHVFLAIVNLPMIIMTVIPALRQRFDKHKRIAKWTAPIWLYVSITGVIVYLMCYQWYGPPIR, from the coding sequence ATGACTGTTTACGACCTACCGCCGATCAATGCCACCTTGAATGCCTGTGCCACGGTGTTCATCATCTTGGGCCTCATCTTCATCAAGACCGGCAACAAGAAAGCTCACATTGCCTGCATGGCCACAGCGCTGACGTTTTCGGCGGCGTTTTTGGGTTGTTATCTGTATTACCACTTTCATGTGCTGCATGTGAAATTCGCCGGCACAGGGGGTATCAAAACGTTCTACTATGGGTTGCTCATCACCCACGTTTTCCTCGCCATCGTGAACTTACCCATGATCATCATGACGGTGATCCCAGCACTCCGGCAGCGCTTTGATAAGCATAAGCGCATTGCCAAATGGACCGCGCCCATCTGGCTGTATGTCTCCATCACGGGGGTGATCGTTTACCTCATGTGCTATCAGTGGTACGGCCCGCCGATCCGCTGA
- a CDS encoding SCO family protein: MSQPLSPSKPSLTPWAIWIPIIIAVLGVVVFYNYLIAMQQQAKSEDKNRPAILGRLERDLELTERDGRKVHLDELRGKVLLVSWVYTRCPRGCAGVIAKLKKLQEEYKNNPNVHFISFTLDPEDTPEMMQKFARGINVQDKDPWWFVNGTKDEVRNYMTQFMKFRPVQDLPEADRLSPDDKYIHDLRVALVDHKGHVRGTQYDLMNADPQFGDYFEAQLRKDLDFVLKEKEQGK; this comes from the coding sequence ATGTCCCAGCCCCTTTCTCCCTCCAAACCTTCCCTCACCCCGTGGGCCATCTGGATTCCGATCATCATTGCGGTACTTGGCGTGGTGGTTTTCTACAATTACCTCATCGCCATGCAGCAGCAGGCCAAGAGCGAAGATAAAAATCGCCCGGCCATCCTAGGTCGCTTGGAGCGGGATCTGGAACTGACAGAGCGCGATGGCCGAAAGGTCCACCTAGATGAATTGCGGGGAAAAGTCCTGCTGGTGTCCTGGGTTTACACCCGCTGCCCACGAGGCTGTGCGGGGGTTATTGCCAAGCTGAAGAAGCTTCAGGAAGAGTACAAAAATAATCCGAATGTGCATTTCATCTCCTTCACTTTGGATCCTGAAGACACCCCGGAAATGATGCAGAAATTTGCCCGTGGTATCAATGTGCAAGATAAGGATCCCTGGTGGTTTGTGAACGGAACGAAGGATGAAGTGCGCAACTACATGACCCAATTCATGAAATTCCGCCCGGTGCAGGATCTCCCTGAGGCTGACCGTCTGTCTCCGGATGACAAATACATTCACGACCTGCGCGTAGCCCTGGTAGATCACAAAGGTCACGTGCGTGGCACGCAGTACGATCTGATGAATGCCGATCCTCAATTTGGAGATTACTTTGAGGCCCAACTTCGCAAGGACCTGGACTTCGTGCTCAAGGAAAAGGAACAGGGCAAATAA
- the cyoE gene encoding heme o synthase has protein sequence MNDLLVLTKFRLSALVIVTTFVGFWLRVGTNLDGWLLFHTILGSSLAAFGAAVFNQLMEIEPDSRMLRTADRPLPSGRISPSAAFGIGWLLSSFALIHLVAKVNFEAAALTALTLFTYLFIYTPLKKQSPTNTLVGAVSGALPPLIGWAGAAGQLPHEAAYVRWELLWEPGAIYLFSLLFLWQLPHFLAINWMYRDEYRRGGFVMLANDDEAGVRTSKHALAYSIATLLLMFYPVQQGLVVTWLFLPLALALAGWLCKLAVDFQKNPERASARKLFFCTLMYLPGILFISAIAWKRA, from the coding sequence ATGAATGACTTGCTCGTGCTCACCAAGTTCCGGCTGAGTGCTTTGGTTATCGTCACCACTTTCGTGGGCTTTTGGCTGCGGGTAGGCACAAACTTGGATGGATGGCTGCTTTTCCACACTATTTTAGGCAGCAGCTTGGCCGCCTTCGGAGCCGCCGTGTTTAACCAGCTCATGGAGATCGAGCCTGATTCGCGCATGCTGCGCACGGCAGATCGTCCCCTGCCCTCAGGCCGCATCAGTCCCAGTGCCGCATTCGGCATCGGCTGGCTGCTGAGTTCTTTCGCTCTCATTCACCTTGTCGCCAAAGTGAACTTTGAAGCTGCGGCGCTCACGGCGCTGACGCTCTTCACCTACCTCTTTATTTACACTCCTCTGAAAAAACAATCGCCTACCAACACGCTTGTGGGTGCGGTTTCAGGGGCACTGCCTCCATTGATCGGCTGGGCAGGTGCGGCGGGTCAATTGCCTCACGAAGCCGCCTACGTGCGCTGGGAGCTTTTGTGGGAGCCCGGGGCCATTTACCTTTTCTCTTTACTCTTCCTTTGGCAGCTCCCTCACTTCCTGGCCATCAACTGGATGTATCGTGATGAATACCGCCGTGGGGGATTTGTCATGCTGGCCAATGATGATGAAGCAGGGGTGCGTACCTCCAAACATGCCTTGGCTTACTCCATCGCCACGCTTCTGCTGATGTTTTATCCGGTGCAGCAGGGCCTGGTCGTCACCTGGCTTTTCCTGCCGCTAGCTCTGGCCCTGGCAGGTTGGCTGTGCAAACTGGCGGTGGATTTCCAAAAGAATCCCGAACGCGCGTCTGCCCGTAAGCTTTTCTTTTGCACCTTGATGTATCTGCCCGGCATCCTTTTCATCTCTGCCATCGCCTGGAAGCGAGCTTGA
- a CDS encoding COX15/CtaA family protein, protein MIWTRFQKLALIAFITVEVLIFVGAVVRATGSGLGCPDWPKCYGCWVPPTSAEDIDFSQLKIEKFRAKAAAHGRDPATITPETIKAEFDATATWIEYFNRLTSIPVGIATIALFIAAFGEYRKGRTRVFLAAIASALLVGINAWLGAKVVFSALKPGTITVHMALAILLQCVLVYTAWSANDQPWKLSWKQHVHNGLRWIAWILFGLIAIEGVLGSQVRQLTDMLAQTHAGHPRSEWVTELEQSWVYLLHRSFSWLILFAGAAFLHLSRRHLTRVGWLEWSVFGLIFSQMMLGVVLAHIGIVGIAQVLHIGLSSLLVSALFLWLLGSTGKVVSVSGESSPAR, encoded by the coding sequence ATGATCTGGACCCGCTTTCAAAAACTCGCCCTCATCGCTTTCATCACTGTCGAAGTGTTGATCTTTGTCGGCGCTGTGGTGCGGGCCACAGGTTCAGGGCTAGGTTGCCCGGATTGGCCAAAATGCTATGGTTGCTGGGTCCCACCAACGAGCGCGGAGGACATTGATTTCAGCCAACTGAAGATCGAGAAATTCCGCGCCAAGGCCGCCGCGCATGGACGCGATCCCGCGACGATCACGCCTGAAACGATCAAAGCGGAGTTCGATGCTACGGCGACCTGGATCGAATACTTTAACCGCCTCACCAGCATCCCTGTCGGTATTGCCACAATCGCTCTATTCATCGCCGCGTTTGGTGAATACCGCAAAGGGCGGACTCGTGTTTTCCTTGCTGCGATAGCTTCAGCTTTGTTGGTGGGGATCAATGCTTGGCTCGGGGCCAAAGTGGTCTTCAGCGCCCTGAAACCTGGCACCATCACGGTGCACATGGCTTTAGCTATTCTATTGCAATGTGTCCTGGTCTATACAGCCTGGAGTGCCAATGATCAGCCGTGGAAACTTTCTTGGAAACAACACGTCCACAACGGTTTACGCTGGATCGCTTGGATTCTGTTCGGTCTCATCGCCATTGAAGGCGTTCTGGGCTCCCAAGTTCGCCAATTAACGGATATGTTGGCTCAGACTCATGCTGGACATCCGCGTAGCGAATGGGTAACAGAGCTGGAGCAGAGCTGGGTCTATCTCCTCCACCGCAGTTTCTCCTGGCTCATTCTCTTTGCAGGGGCTGCCTTTCTACATCTCAGTCGGCGTCACCTGACACGCGTGGGTTGGTTGGAATGGAGTGTTTTTGGCCTGATCTTCAGTCAAATGATGCTGGGGGTTGTCTTGGCCCATATCGGTATTGTGGGCATCGCTCAGGTGCTGCACATCGGTCTGTCCTCGTTGCTGGTCAGTGCGTTGTTTCTCTGGCTGCTGGGTTCCACAGGAAAGGTTGTCAGTGTTTCTGGCGAATCGTCACCAGCGCGTTAA
- a CDS encoding cytochrome c oxidase subunit II: protein MSVSDINTWIGITQNASEHGGLVDHMLGFVHWFMLALFIGWSIFLTIAFTRFRKSKNPSADYHGVRGHASTHIEIGVVVVEAILLLGFAFPLWSRQADDFPTSPDTIKIRALGEKFLWNFQYPGNDMMLSTWSMKGITPSNVTGRDLMDPNGKDDFVSPSTMKLPVGRPVIVDVSSKDVIHNLALVPMRSAQDAIPGVKAHMWFKPVKTGTWDIICGQLCGPGHAQMRAVLEVMDGKEYDEWAKEQSASAAAKSAAATAPVTAAK, encoded by the coding sequence ATGAGCGTCTCTGACATCAATACCTGGATCGGCATCACTCAAAACGCCTCTGAGCACGGCGGTCTTGTGGATCACATGCTCGGCTTCGTCCATTGGTTCATGCTGGCCCTGTTCATCGGCTGGTCCATCTTCCTCACGATCGCCTTCACGCGTTTCCGTAAGTCGAAAAATCCCTCTGCGGATTACCACGGCGTTCGCGGCCATGCCTCCACCCACATCGAAATCGGCGTGGTCGTGGTGGAAGCCATCCTTCTCTTGGGTTTCGCCTTTCCTCTGTGGTCCCGCCAAGCTGATGACTTCCCGACCAGCCCAGACACCATCAAAATCCGCGCCCTTGGCGAGAAATTCCTCTGGAACTTCCAGTATCCTGGCAATGACATGATGCTGAGCACCTGGAGCATGAAGGGAATCACCCCGTCAAACGTGACTGGCCGTGATCTCATGGACCCGAATGGTAAGGATGACTTTGTCAGCCCTAGCACCATGAAACTCCCTGTCGGCCGCCCAGTCATTGTGGACGTCAGCAGCAAAGATGTGATTCATAATCTGGCTCTCGTGCCAATGCGTTCCGCCCAGGATGCTATACCAGGCGTGAAAGCTCATATGTGGTTCAAGCCGGTGAAGACAGGCACTTGGGATATTATCTGTGGTCAGCTTTGCGGCCCAGGTCATGCCCAGATGCGAGCTGTGCTGGAAGTCATGGATGGCAAAGAATATGATGAGTGGGCCAAGGAGCAGTCCGCAAGTGCCGCAGCGAAGTCTGCAGCAGCCACTGCACCTGTGACCGCAGCTAAGTAA
- a CDS encoding cytochrome C oxidase subunit IV family protein encodes MADSPEEIHKSIKKILIVGGALAFLTAATVGLSYVELPTHSMNILAGMILAAFKAGLVALIFMHLNHESPLIYKILAFTGAFAIALFFLFVFSASDPLVFSGFYDSNN; translated from the coding sequence ATGGCCGACAGTCCTGAAGAAATCCACAAGTCGATCAAGAAGATCCTCATCGTCGGAGGAGCCCTTGCATTCCTCACCGCCGCTACAGTGGGTCTTTCCTATGTGGAATTGCCCACCCACAGCATGAACATTCTGGCGGGCATGATCCTGGCTGCTTTCAAGGCAGGTCTTGTCGCGCTGATCTTCATGCACTTGAATCATGAAAGCCCCCTGATTTACAAAATCTTGGCTTTCACAGGAGCCTTCGCCATCGCGTTGTTCTTTCTGTTCGTATTCTCTGCCAGTGATCCACTCGTGTTCAGTGGATTCTACGACAGCAACAACTGA
- a CDS encoding cytochrome c oxidase subunit 3 yields the protein MDIPYTVTARPDTGLYNAKVGIWLFLASEVMLFGGLFSSYIFLRVGADYHWPVHELNVTMGFINTLVLIFSSVTVLLAWANLKLRNIGKFKMYLAITILCAMAFMVIKGFEYNSKFNHYAVKLTDGTFLTGHLDEGYEIKFGEAKEFTLTITGENKAVNADPAGYVVPFVDGELPSFKLDSGEEFSLEASAFKAFQKKTVAAAKETLEKRRQELRDQGKADKARELNIVPDTTVKIIASQPVKFKVKPSKLLGYSSDAITFADGTTAKGKLIDDKMTLTVDGVDTRSVPDAEKSLAWNSQYLGEGWKKAFIAKRDEAQAEFKEHYPNRDPQKSATHQKEAFYLHIHSATPPAEGAHGDGHAAEAKAEHGESHDAHAAHGPKVVLEKKDIAFYSNYTPKLNTYYAIYFTLTGLHGLHVVAGALVLTYFLLFDGKMLRNDPERLANRVEVGGLFWHFVDLVWIFLFPLLYLL from the coding sequence ATGGACATCCCCTATACCGTAACCGCCCGTCCCGACACGGGCCTCTACAATGCCAAAGTCGGCATTTGGCTCTTCCTCGCTTCTGAGGTGATGCTTTTCGGCGGCCTTTTCTCTTCCTACATCTTCCTGCGTGTGGGGGCTGACTACCACTGGCCCGTGCATGAGCTGAACGTTACAATGGGATTCATCAACACCTTGGTGCTGATCTTTTCCTCCGTGACGGTCTTGCTCGCTTGGGCTAACTTGAAGCTGCGAAACATCGGCAAATTCAAGATGTATCTGGCCATCACAATCCTTTGCGCCATGGCATTCATGGTCATTAAGGGTTTTGAATACAACTCCAAATTCAATCACTACGCTGTTAAACTGACGGATGGCACCTTCCTTACCGGTCACTTGGACGAGGGTTATGAAATCAAGTTTGGCGAAGCCAAGGAATTCACTCTCACCATCACGGGTGAAAACAAGGCTGTTAACGCTGATCCTGCTGGCTACGTCGTGCCTTTCGTGGACGGCGAACTGCCTTCCTTTAAACTTGATTCTGGCGAGGAGTTCTCGTTGGAAGCTTCCGCTTTCAAAGCCTTCCAGAAAAAGACTGTCGCTGCCGCTAAAGAAACCCTCGAAAAGCGCCGTCAGGAACTGCGTGATCAAGGCAAAGCCGACAAAGCTCGCGAGCTGAACATTGTCCCTGACACGACGGTCAAGATCATCGCTAGCCAGCCCGTGAAGTTCAAGGTCAAGCCCTCCAAGCTTCTCGGTTACTCCTCTGACGCCATCACTTTCGCTGACGGCACCACCGCCAAGGGCAAGTTGATTGACGACAAGATGACTCTTACCGTGGACGGCGTGGATACTCGCTCCGTACCCGACGCTGAGAAGTCCCTGGCCTGGAACAGCCAGTATCTCGGTGAAGGTTGGAAGAAGGCCTTCATTGCCAAACGCGACGAAGCGCAGGCTGAATTCAAGGAACACTACCCGAACCGCGATCCTCAAAAGAGTGCCACGCACCAGAAAGAAGCTTTTTACCTGCACATTCATTCTGCCACACCTCCTGCTGAAGGTGCCCATGGAGACGGTCATGCAGCTGAGGCTAAAGCTGAACACGGTGAATCCCACGACGCGCACGCCGCCCACGGACCAAAAGTGGTGCTGGAAAAGAAAGACATCGCTTTCTACTCCAACTACACACCGAAACTGAACACCTACTACGCTATCTACTTCACCCTCACAGGCCTGCACGGCCTTCACGTGGTGGCCGGTGCACTGGTGCTCACCTACTTCCTCTTGTTTGACGGCAAAATGCTTCGCAACGACCCTGAGCGCCTTGCGAACCGCGTGGAAGTCGGTGGCCTGTTCTGGCACTTTGTGGACTTGGTGTGGATCTTCCTGTTCCCACTTCTTTATCTCCTGTAA